A stretch of Electrophorus electricus isolate fEleEle1 chromosome 3, fEleEle1.pri, whole genome shotgun sequence DNA encodes these proteins:
- the faslg gene encoding tumor necrosis factor ligand superfamily member 6 — protein sequence MSNNRRHLYPPVFTVNTSGGFPQHHQPHHQQEAQQCTPAAGRLEPVLVPCWTFPPAQVQAKRRSCRGMTSAGGTLLVMVFLVVFAALGLGAYQIWKLQRELVQMKQEMHIQSESRVPQGLVGTQSEDNSKTKHTQAAHLIGKIQNKASKTLNWEPRHSRAFTEGVVYHNGGLQVNESGLYFIYSRVEFLSNVCQARDSLLHTVYVRRSRHVLTLMSDHKEGFCKEGVDMWTAGSNLGSIQQLRQADWVLVNVSRPAMLSTDHHSNYFGLFKLP from the exons ATGAGCAATAACCGTAGACACCTGTATCCTCCGGTGTTCACCGTGAATACCTCGGGAGGCTTTCCTCAGCATCACCAGCCTCACCATCAGCAGGAGGCACAGCAGTGCACCCCTGCTGCCGGGAGGCTCGAGCCAGTCCTGGTGCCCTGCTGGACGTTTCCTCCCGCCCAGGTCCAAGCCAAGAGAAGGAGCTGCCGAGGAATGACATCTGCTGGAGGAACTCTCCTGGTCATGGTCTTCCTGGTGGTGTTTGCTGCACTGGGACTCGGAGCCTACCAGATCTGGAAGCTACAGAGAGAGCTTGTGCAGATGAAACAG GAAATGCATATACAGAGTGAAAGCAGAGTGCCACAGGGGCTAGTTG GGACCCAATCAGAAGACAACagtaaaaccaaacacacacaagctgcacaTCTAATAG GGAAAATCCAGAACAAAGCATCAAAGACCCTGAATTGGGAGCCAAGACATAGCCGTGCCTTCACTGAGGGCGTGGTGTACCATAACGGAGGCCTGCAGGTGAATGAGTCGGGCCTCTACTTCATCTACTCACGGGTGGAGTTCCTCTCGAACGTCTGCCAAGCCAGGGACTCCCTGCTCCACACGGTGTACGTGAGAAGAAGCAGACACGTGCTGACACTCATGAGCGACCACAAGGAGGGCTTCTGCAAGGAGGGTGTGGATATGTGGACGGCCGGCAGTAACCTGGGTTCCATACAGCAGCTCCGGCAGGCCGACTGGGTGCTCGTCAACGTGTCGCGGCCGGCGATGCTCAGTACCGACCACCACAGCAACTACTTCGGCCTCTTCAAACTCCCCTGA